The Streptomyces sp. NBC_00162 genome window below encodes:
- a CDS encoding SDR family oxidoreductase yields the protein MATHLITGAGSGIGAAVAARLHARGDDLVLLARDAGRGKELIARYPGARALVGDLADPDRLSWAFSKQAIPERIDSLLHIAGIVDLGPVGELRPKTWHQQLNVNLIAPAEVTRLLLPTLRASHADVLFVNSGAGLHAHADWSAYAASKHGLKALADSLREEEKANGIRVTSVYPGRTASPMQAKVHSQEGKEYDAAAWIDPESVATTIVMAIDLPRDAEVNDLSIRPGR from the coding sequence ATGGCTACTCACCTGATCACCGGTGCCGGGTCCGGCATCGGCGCCGCCGTCGCGGCCCGGCTGCACGCCCGCGGCGACGACCTCGTCCTCCTCGCCCGCGACGCCGGACGCGGCAAGGAGCTCATCGCGCGGTACCCCGGTGCGCGGGCCCTCGTCGGCGACCTCGCCGACCCCGACCGGCTCTCGTGGGCCTTCTCCAAGCAGGCCATCCCCGAGCGGATCGACTCCCTGCTGCACATCGCGGGGATCGTGGACCTCGGACCGGTGGGGGAGCTGCGCCCCAAGACCTGGCACCAGCAGCTCAACGTGAACCTGATCGCCCCCGCCGAGGTCACCCGGCTGCTGCTGCCCACCCTGCGCGCCTCGCACGCCGACGTCCTCTTCGTGAACTCCGGCGCCGGACTCCACGCCCACGCCGACTGGAGCGCCTACGCCGCCTCCAAGCACGGTCTCAAGGCCCTCGCCGACTCCCTGCGGGAAGAGGAGAAGGCCAACGGCATCCGCGTCACCTCCGTGTACCCGGGGCGTACCGCCAGCCCCATGCAGGCCAAGGTGCACTCCCAGGAGGGCAAGGAGTACGACGCCGCCGCCTGGATCGACCCCGAGTCCGTGGCGACCACCATCGTCATGGCCATCGACCTGCCGCGCGACGCCGAGGTCAACGACCTGAGCATCAGGCCGGGCCGATGA
- a CDS encoding trimeric intracellular cation channel family protein has translation MLHDLFPPGVQHALDLAGIFVFATAGSLLAVRKNFDVFGIAVLALVTALGGGLFRDLVIGAVPPAAFGELSFFVTPLVAAALVFFLHPEVQRINRAINVFDAAGLALFCVTGTTKAYEYGLGLTASAALGLATAVGGGVLRDVLANEVPSLLRDREMYAVPATVGAAMVAVFIALDSLNAFTTGLAIVTTFVMRLLAMRYHWRAPLAWNRRSSVAEEP, from the coding sequence GTGCTCCACGATCTCTTCCCGCCCGGGGTCCAGCATGCCTTGGACCTCGCCGGCATCTTCGTCTTCGCCACGGCGGGCTCCCTGCTCGCCGTCCGCAAGAACTTCGACGTCTTCGGCATCGCCGTCCTCGCCCTGGTCACCGCCCTCGGCGGCGGCCTCTTCCGCGACCTCGTCATCGGCGCCGTCCCCCCGGCCGCCTTCGGTGAGCTCAGCTTCTTCGTCACCCCGCTGGTCGCCGCCGCGCTCGTCTTCTTCCTGCACCCCGAGGTCCAGCGGATCAACCGGGCCATCAACGTCTTCGACGCCGCCGGCCTCGCGCTGTTCTGCGTGACGGGCACGACCAAGGCCTACGAGTACGGCCTCGGCCTCACCGCGTCCGCCGCGCTGGGCCTCGCCACGGCCGTCGGCGGTGGCGTACTGCGCGACGTACTCGCCAATGAGGTGCCCTCGCTGCTGCGCGACCGCGAGATGTATGCCGTGCCCGCCACGGTCGGCGCCGCGATGGTCGCCGTCTTCATCGCCCTGGACTCCCTCAACGCCTTCACCACCGGCCTCGCGATCGTCACCACGTTCGTCATGCGCCTGCTCGCGATGCGCTACCACTGGCGGGCACCCCTGGCCTGGAACCGCCGCTCGTCGGTGGCCGAAGAGCCGTAA
- the mnmA gene encoding tRNA 2-thiouridine(34) synthase MnmA codes for MTENLPRTARPLRVLAAMSGGVDSAVAAARAVEAGHDVTGVHLALSANPQSFRTGARGCCTIEDSRDARRAADVIGIPFYVWDLAERFREDVVEDFISEYEAGRTPNPCLRCNEKIKFAALLDKALALGFDAVCTGHYATVVLNEDGSRELHRASDMAKDQSYVLGVLDEKQLAHALFPLGDTLTTKEEIRAEAEERGLAVAKKPDSHDICFIADGDTQGFLANRLGKAEGDIVDEATGEKVGTHEGAFGFTIGQRKGLRIGHPAADGKPRYVLDISPVNNTVTVGPVEALDVTALTAIRPRWCGSTAAAPGTYTAQLRAHGGETEVFAELVDGELRVSFTEPVRGVAPGQAIVLYDGTRVVGSATIATTTRATAGAAASA; via the coding sequence ATGACTGAGAACCTGCCGCGCACCGCCCGCCCACTCCGCGTCCTGGCCGCCATGTCAGGCGGCGTGGACTCCGCCGTCGCCGCCGCCCGCGCCGTGGAAGCCGGGCACGACGTGACCGGCGTCCACCTCGCGCTCTCCGCGAACCCGCAGTCCTTCCGGACCGGCGCCCGCGGCTGCTGCACCATCGAGGACTCCCGCGACGCCCGCCGCGCCGCGGACGTCATCGGCATCCCCTTCTACGTCTGGGACCTCGCCGAGCGCTTCCGCGAGGACGTGGTCGAGGACTTCATCTCCGAGTACGAGGCCGGGCGCACCCCGAACCCGTGCCTGCGCTGCAACGAGAAGATCAAGTTCGCGGCGCTGCTCGACAAGGCCCTCGCCCTCGGCTTCGACGCCGTCTGCACCGGTCACTACGCCACCGTCGTCCTGAACGAGGACGGCTCCCGCGAGCTGCACCGGGCCTCCGACATGGCCAAGGACCAGTCGTACGTCCTCGGCGTCCTCGACGAGAAGCAGCTCGCCCACGCGCTCTTCCCGCTCGGCGACACCCTCACCACCAAGGAAGAGATCCGCGCCGAGGCCGAGGAGCGCGGTCTGGCCGTGGCCAAGAAGCCCGACAGCCACGACATCTGCTTCATCGCCGACGGCGACACCCAGGGCTTCCTCGCGAACCGACTCGGCAAGGCCGAGGGCGACATCGTCGACGAGGCGACCGGCGAGAAGGTCGGCACCCACGAGGGCGCCTTCGGGTTCACCATCGGCCAGCGCAAGGGCCTGCGCATCGGCCACCCCGCCGCCGACGGCAAGCCGCGCTACGTCCTCGACATCTCGCCCGTGAACAACACCGTCACCGTCGGCCCCGTCGAGGCCCTCGACGTCACCGCCCTGACCGCGATCCGCCCCCGCTGGTGCGGATCCACGGCCGCCGCCCCGGGCACCTACACCGCCCAGCTGCGCGCCCACGGCGGCGAGACCGAGGTCTTCGCCGAGCTCGTGGACGGCGAGCTGCGCGTCTCCTTCACCGAGCCGGTCCGCGGCGTGGCCCCCGGCCAGGCGATCGTGCTCTACGACGGCACGCGCGTGGTCGGCTCCGCCACCATCGCGACGACCACCCGGGCCACGGCCGGCGCCGCCGCCTCCGCTTAG
- a CDS encoding ABC transporter permease, with amino-acid sequence MLAYLIRRIFAVIVMLLVISLVTFGIFFLFPKLIGTDPALYFVGKQSDPAAIEGIRQKMGLDDPILVQFGKFVVGLVAGRTYANGSDVTQCAAPCFGYSFKTEQEVWPLLLDWLPVTLSLAAGAVVLWVIGGVATGVISALKRGTVLDRSAMGVALAGVSLPIYFTGMLFIAFFSDQLGWFGRPEATFADDPGKWFNGMILPWVSLAFLYAAMYARLTRATMLEVLNEDYIRTARAKGLTEPVVIGKHAMRSTMTPILTVLGLDLGALMGGAVLTESTFSLHGLGYSAVRAISDHDLPVILGITLISAFFVVAANLIVDLMYAVIDPRVRLS; translated from the coding sequence GTGCTTGCATATCTCATCCGACGGATCTTCGCCGTCATCGTCATGCTGTTGGTCATCTCGCTGGTGACCTTCGGAATCTTCTTCCTCTTCCCGAAGCTGATCGGGACGGATCCGGCGCTGTACTTCGTCGGGAAGCAGTCCGACCCCGCCGCCATCGAGGGCATCCGGCAGAAGATGGGTCTCGACGACCCGATCCTCGTCCAGTTCGGCAAGTTCGTCGTCGGGCTGGTGGCGGGTCGTACGTACGCCAACGGCTCCGACGTCACGCAATGCGCCGCGCCCTGCTTCGGCTACTCCTTCAAGACCGAGCAGGAGGTGTGGCCGCTGCTGCTGGACTGGCTGCCGGTCACCCTGTCGCTCGCCGCCGGCGCCGTCGTGCTCTGGGTCATCGGCGGTGTCGCCACCGGCGTCATCTCCGCCCTCAAGCGCGGTACGGTCCTGGACCGTTCGGCGATGGGTGTCGCCCTCGCCGGCGTCTCCCTCCCGATCTACTTCACGGGCATGCTCTTCATCGCCTTCTTCTCCGACCAGCTCGGCTGGTTCGGGCGCCCCGAGGCGACGTTCGCCGACGATCCGGGCAAGTGGTTCAACGGCATGATCCTGCCGTGGGTCTCGCTCGCCTTCCTCTACGCGGCGATGTACGCGCGGCTCACCCGCGCGACCATGCTCGAAGTCCTCAACGAGGACTACATCCGCACCGCCCGCGCCAAGGGCCTGACGGAACCCGTCGTCATCGGCAAGCACGCCATGCGCTCCACGATGACACCGATCCTGACCGTCCTCGGCCTGGACCTCGGCGCCCTGATGGGCGGCGCGGTGCTGACCGAGTCCACCTTCTCGCTGCACGGCCTCGGCTACAGCGCGGTCCGCGCCATCAGCGACCACGACCTGCCGGTCATCCTGGGCATCACCCTGATCTCCGCCTTCTTCGTCGTCGCCGCGAACCTCATCGTTGACCTCATGTACGCGGTGATCGACCCCCGAGTGAGGCTGTCATGA
- a CDS encoding cysteine desulfurase family protein — protein sequence MAYLDHAATTPMLPEAAAAMTAQFAATGNASSLHAAGRRARRTVEEAREALADAIGARPSEVVFTAGGTEADNLAVKGLYWARRDADPARTRVLASPVEHHAVLDAVHWLAEHEGAQVEYLPVDRYGRVHTDAFREAVERNPDDVALATVMWANNEIGTVMPVRELAAVAREHGIPLHSDAVQAFGQLDVSFGDSGLAAMTVSGHKVGGPYGIGALLLGRDQSPVPVLHGGGQERHVRSGTLDVPAIAAFAVAAVLAAERRERFVTEIGGLRDELIAAVRGAVPDAVLGGDPDDRLPANAHFSFPGCEGDSLLLLLDAQGIECSTGSACTAGVAQPSHVLLATGTDPQLARGTLRFSLGHTSTKDDVAALAAAIGPAVERARTAGLS from the coding sequence ATGGCCTACCTCGACCACGCTGCCACCACCCCGATGCTGCCGGAGGCCGCTGCGGCGATGACCGCGCAGTTCGCCGCCACGGGGAACGCGTCCTCCCTGCACGCCGCCGGCCGCCGGGCGCGCCGAACCGTCGAGGAGGCCCGCGAGGCCCTCGCCGACGCGATCGGCGCCCGCCCGAGCGAGGTGGTCTTCACCGCCGGCGGCACGGAGGCCGACAACCTCGCCGTCAAGGGCCTCTACTGGGCCCGCCGGGACGCCGACCCCGCCAGGACCCGGGTCCTGGCCAGCCCCGTCGAGCACCACGCCGTGCTCGACGCGGTCCACTGGCTCGCCGAGCACGAGGGCGCGCAGGTCGAGTACCTGCCCGTCGACCGCTACGGGCGGGTGCACACGGACGCCTTCCGGGAGGCGGTGGAGCGCAACCCCGACGACGTGGCCCTGGCCACCGTGATGTGGGCCAACAACGAGATCGGCACCGTCATGCCGGTCCGCGAACTGGCCGCCGTCGCCCGCGAACACGGCATCCCGCTGCACTCCGACGCCGTCCAGGCCTTCGGGCAGCTCGACGTCTCCTTCGGCGACAGCGGCCTCGCCGCCATGACCGTCAGCGGTCACAAGGTCGGCGGCCCGTACGGCATCGGAGCCCTGCTGCTGGGCCGCGACCAGAGCCCCGTCCCCGTACTGCACGGCGGCGGCCAGGAGCGGCACGTCCGCTCCGGCACCCTCGACGTGCCGGCCATCGCGGCGTTCGCCGTGGCCGCCGTCCTCGCCGCCGAGCGGCGCGAACGGTTCGTCACCGAGATCGGCGGCCTGCGCGACGAGCTGATCGCCGCCGTCCGCGGGGCCGTTCCGGACGCCGTCCTCGGCGGAGACCCCGACGACCGGCTCCCGGCCAACGCCCACTTCAGCTTCCCCGGCTGCGAGGGCGACTCCCTCCTGCTGCTGCTCGACGCACAGGGCATCGAGTGCTCCACGGGCTCCGCCTGCACCGCCGGCGTGGCTCAGCCGAGCCACGTCCTGCTGGCCACCGGCACCGACCCCCAGCTGGCCCGCGGCACCCTGCGCTTCTCCCTGGGCCACACCTCCACCAAGGACGACGTCGCCGCCCTGGCGGCGGCCATCGGCCCGGCCGTGGAACGGGCCCGCACGGCGGGCCTCAGCTAG
- a CDS encoding ABC transporter ATP-binding protein, which translates to MKKTDPAVIPAQATGSPDAPELLLKVSGLTKHFPITKGLLRRQAGAVKAVDGIDFDVRRGETLGIVGESGCGKSTMGRLITRLLEPTGGTVEFEGKDITHLGVAGMRPMRRDIQMIFQDPYGSLNPRHTVGTIVSAPFKLQGVTPEGGLKAEVQRLLSLVGLNPEHYNRYPHEFSGGQRQRIGIARALALKPKLVVADEPVSALDVSIQAQVVNLLDDLQEELGLTYVIIAHDLSVIRHVSDRIAVMYLGKIVELADNKSLYGAPMHPYTTALMSAVPVPDPRRRGVKSGRILLKGDVPSPISPPSGCRFHTRCWKATQICTTQEPPLLALKTGHQVACHHPENAPDQAPGDQPLPGAADAVVTVSE; encoded by the coding sequence ATCAAGAAGACGGATCCGGCCGTCATTCCCGCGCAGGCCACGGGCTCTCCCGACGCCCCTGAGCTGCTGCTCAAGGTCTCCGGTCTGACGAAGCACTTCCCCATCACCAAGGGGCTGCTGCGGCGGCAGGCGGGCGCGGTCAAGGCCGTCGACGGCATCGACTTCGACGTCCGGCGCGGTGAGACCCTGGGCATCGTCGGCGAGTCCGGCTGCGGCAAGTCGACCATGGGCCGGCTGATCACGCGGCTGCTCGAACCAACCGGCGGCACCGTTGAGTTCGAGGGCAAGGACATCACGCACCTCGGCGTCGCCGGGATGCGGCCGATGCGCCGCGACATCCAGATGATCTTCCAGGACCCGTACGGTTCGCTGAACCCCCGGCACACGGTGGGCACCATCGTCAGCGCGCCGTTCAAGCTCCAGGGGGTCACTCCGGAGGGCGGGCTCAAGGCGGAGGTGCAGCGGCTGCTGTCGCTGGTGGGCCTCAACCCCGAGCACTACAACCGCTACCCGCACGAGTTCTCGGGCGGTCAGCGGCAGCGCATCGGCATCGCGCGGGCGCTGGCGCTGAAGCCGAAGCTGGTGGTCGCGGACGAGCCCGTCTCGGCGCTGGACGTGTCGATCCAGGCCCAGGTGGTCAACCTGCTGGACGACCTCCAGGAGGAGCTCGGCCTCACGTACGTGATCATCGCGCACGACCTGTCGGTCATCCGGCACGTCTCGGACCGCATCGCGGTGATGTACCTCGGCAAGATCGTCGAGCTGGCGGACAACAAGTCGCTGTACGGGGCGCCGATGCACCCGTACACCACGGCGCTGATGTCGGCCGTGCCGGTGCCGGACCCGCGGCGGCGCGGCGTCAAGAGCGGCCGCATCCTGCTCAAGGGCGACGTGCCGTCGCCGATCTCGCCGCCGAGCGGCTGCCGCTTCCACACGCGGTGCTGGAAGGCCACGCAGATCTGCACGACGCAGGAGCCGCCGCTGCTGGCCCTGAAGACCGGCCACCAGGTGGCCTGCCACCACCCCGAGAACGCCCCTGACCAGGCACCGGGCGACCAGCCCCTGCCGGGCGCGGCGGACGCGGTGGTCACGGTTTCGGAGTAG
- a CDS encoding N-acetylmuramoyl-L-alanine amidase: protein MVKQGKKSPGRTRRAVLFGGLGIFTVAAFAGRQEIGRAWWLVPGVSKPRKEGELDHAGASWTAASPANWRLADRPDDYRVDRIVVHVTQGGFESSVDAFKNPWHKASAHYIVRGDGHIEQMVRELDVAFHAGNRSMNERSVGIEHVGFVDRPQDFTDAMYAASARLAADVCRRYGIPADRKHIVGHSEVPGADHTDPGRHWDWDRYIRMVGEALSNQPGQSAQSNQARTGPS, encoded by the coding sequence ATGGTGAAGCAGGGGAAGAAGTCTCCGGGCAGGACCCGCAGGGCGGTGCTCTTCGGCGGGCTCGGGATCTTCACGGTCGCGGCATTCGCCGGGCGTCAGGAGATCGGGCGCGCGTGGTGGCTGGTGCCCGGGGTGAGCAAGCCGCGCAAGGAGGGCGAGCTGGACCACGCCGGCGCGAGCTGGACGGCGGCTTCGCCCGCGAACTGGCGGCTGGCGGACCGGCCCGACGACTACCGGGTGGACCGGATCGTCGTCCATGTCACACAGGGCGGCTTCGAATCCTCCGTGGACGCGTTCAAGAACCCCTGGCACAAGGCCTCGGCCCACTACATCGTGCGCGGGGACGGCCACATAGAGCAGATGGTGCGCGAGCTGGATGTGGCGTTCCACGCGGGGAACCGCTCGATGAACGAGCGCAGCGTCGGCATCGAGCACGTGGGCTTCGTCGACCGGCCGCAGGACTTCACGGACGCGATGTACGCGGCCTCGGCCCGGCTGGCGGCCGACGTCTGCCGCAGATACGGCATTCCGGCGGACCGCAAGCACATAGTCGGCCACTCCGAGGTTCCGGGCGCCGACCACACGGACCCGGGCCGCCACTGGGACTGGGACCGGTACATACGCATGGTCGGCGAGGCCCTGTCGAACCAGCCTGGCCAGTCCGCCCAGTCGAACCAGGCCCGGACAGGGCCTAGCTGA
- a CDS encoding thioesterase family protein, with translation MSHAAAQATIGDSEFDRDTTITARADEPGVYDAELSSGWTIISAVNGGYLLALVGRALSAALPHPDPFTVSAHYLTSSVPGPAVIRTQVVRMGRTLSTGQASLFQYDESGAEIERIRVLASYGDLSALPDDVRTAALPPVMPSYEDCIGPEAGPAPIPGSSAIVDRLRLRLDPATAGWALGAPSGKGEMRAWFELADGRDADPLSMLLAVDALPPTSFDLGLIGWTPTVELTTHIRRRPAPGPLRVAITTRNLAGGFLEEDAEVWDSADHLVAQSRQLARAPRT, from the coding sequence ATGTCACACGCAGCTGCCCAGGCAACCATCGGCGACAGCGAGTTCGACCGCGACACCACCATCACCGCGCGCGCGGACGAGCCCGGGGTGTACGACGCGGAGCTCTCCTCCGGATGGACGATCATCAGCGCCGTCAATGGCGGATACCTGCTGGCCCTGGTCGGCCGGGCCCTGTCGGCGGCCCTGCCGCACCCGGACCCCTTCACCGTCTCCGCGCACTACCTGACCTCCTCCGTGCCCGGCCCCGCCGTGATCCGCACGCAGGTGGTACGGATGGGCCGCACCCTCTCCACGGGCCAGGCCTCGCTGTTCCAGTACGACGAGAGCGGCGCCGAGATCGAGCGCATCCGCGTCCTCGCCTCCTACGGCGACCTCTCCGCCCTGCCCGACGACGTACGGACCGCGGCGCTGCCGCCCGTCATGCCGTCCTACGAGGACTGCATCGGCCCCGAGGCCGGCCCGGCCCCGATCCCCGGGAGTTCCGCGATCGTGGACCGGCTCCGGCTGCGGCTGGACCCCGCGACCGCGGGCTGGGCCCTCGGCGCGCCCTCGGGCAAGGGCGAGATGCGGGCCTGGTTCGAGCTGGCCGACGGCCGCGACGCCGACCCGCTGTCCATGCTCCTGGCGGTGGACGCACTGCCGCCGACCTCCTTCGACCTCGGCCTGATCGGCTGGACCCCGACCGTGGAGCTCACCACCCACATCCGGCGCCGCCCGGCCCCGGGCCCGCTCCGGGTCGCCATCACCACCCGCAACCTGGCCGGCGGCTTCCTCGAGGAGGACGCCGAGGTATGGGACTCGGCCGACCACCTGGTCGCCCAGTCCCGCCAGCTCGCCCGCGCACCTCGCACCTGA
- a CDS encoding ABC transporter ATP-binding protein, translating into MTDLTKTGALNEPVAGTRPSTAFLEVRDLKVHFPTEDGLVKSVDGLSFTLEKGKTLGIVGESGSGKSVTSLGIMGLHRVGQYGRQRARISGEIWLNGKELLSADEDEVRKLRGREIAMIFQDPLSAMHPYFTIGKQIAEAYRVHNKVDKKVARTRAIELLDRVGIPEPHKRVDSYAHEFSGGMRQRAMIAMALVNNPELLIADEPTTALDVTVQAQILDLIRDLQQEFGSAVIMITHDLGVVAEMADELLVMYGGRCVERGTAEKVFYEPRHPYTWGLLGSMPRIDREQTERLIPVKGSPPSLINIPSGCAFNPRCPYADVPKGNVTRTVRPELVEEDGTRHWSACHMSAEERTRIWTEEIAPKL; encoded by the coding sequence ATGACCGATCTCACCAAGACCGGAGCTCTGAACGAGCCGGTCGCCGGTACGCGGCCCTCCACCGCCTTCCTCGAGGTCCGCGACCTCAAGGTGCACTTCCCGACCGAGGACGGACTGGTCAAGTCGGTCGACGGACTCTCCTTCACGCTGGAGAAGGGCAAGACCCTCGGCATCGTGGGCGAGTCCGGCTCCGGCAAGTCGGTCACCTCGCTCGGCATCATGGGCCTGCACCGCGTGGGCCAGTACGGCCGCCAGCGGGCCAGGATCTCCGGCGAGATCTGGCTGAACGGCAAGGAGCTGCTCTCCGCCGACGAGGACGAGGTGCGCAAGCTGCGCGGCCGGGAGATCGCGATGATCTTCCAGGACCCGCTGTCGGCGATGCACCCCTACTTCACCATCGGCAAGCAGATCGCCGAGGCCTACCGGGTCCACAACAAGGTCGACAAGAAGGTCGCGCGCACGCGGGCCATCGAGCTCCTCGACCGCGTGGGCATCCCCGAGCCGCACAAGCGGGTCGACAGCTACGCGCACGAGTTCTCCGGCGGCATGCGCCAGCGCGCCATGATCGCGATGGCACTGGTCAACAACCCCGAGCTGCTCATCGCGGACGAGCCGACGACCGCCCTGGACGTCACCGTCCAGGCGCAGATCCTCGACCTCATCCGGGACCTCCAGCAGGAGTTCGGCTCGGCGGTCATCATGATCACGCACGACCTCGGCGTGGTCGCCGAGATGGCCGACGAACTCCTCGTGATGTACGGCGGCCGGTGCGTCGAGCGGGGCACGGCGGAGAAGGTCTTCTACGAACCCCGGCACCCGTACACCTGGGGCCTGCTGGGCTCGATGCCGCGCATCGACCGCGAACAGACCGAGCGCCTCATCCCGGTCAAGGGTTCGCCGCCCAGCCTCATCAACATCCCGAGCGGCTGTGCCTTCAACCCGCGCTGCCCGTACGCCGACGTACCCAAGGGCAACGTGACCCGCACGGTGCGGCCGGAGCTGGTCGAGGAGGACGGCACCCGCCACTGGTCCGCCTGCCACATGTCGGCCGAGGAGCGGACCCGGATCTGGACCGAAGAGATTGCGCCGAAGCTGTGA
- a CDS encoding NADP-dependent oxidoreductase: MRAIVVSQWGGPEVLTETELDRPEPGLGEILVRVHAAGVNPVDWKTRESGALIPWGPVPMVGWDVSGTVEAVGPGVTLYRAGDEVYGMPRFPQQAGGYAEYVTAPARHFAPKPASLDHVQAAALPLAALTAWQALVDTAGVSAGQRVLVHAAAGGVGHLAVQIAKARGAYVIGTASAGKHALLRDLGADEVIDYRTTAFEEAVADVDVVIDAIGGDYTQRSLKVIKPGGHLVTLPGPDGIPADTAGVHAAWVLVEPDLAGLREIAALADQGLLKPLVDTVLPLEQAAKAHEIGEQGRTTGKIVLTVA; this comes from the coding sequence ATGCGCGCCATCGTCGTCAGCCAGTGGGGCGGACCCGAGGTACTGACCGAGACCGAGCTGGACCGCCCGGAGCCGGGCCTGGGCGAGATCCTGGTACGGGTCCACGCGGCCGGCGTGAACCCGGTGGACTGGAAGACCCGCGAGAGCGGCGCCCTGATCCCCTGGGGGCCGGTCCCGATGGTCGGCTGGGACGTGTCGGGCACCGTCGAGGCCGTCGGACCGGGCGTGACCCTGTACCGGGCGGGCGACGAGGTCTACGGGATGCCCCGCTTCCCGCAGCAGGCCGGCGGGTACGCCGAGTACGTGACGGCCCCCGCGCGGCACTTCGCCCCCAAGCCCGCCTCGCTCGACCACGTACAGGCGGCGGCGCTGCCGCTGGCGGCCCTGACCGCCTGGCAGGCGCTGGTGGACACCGCCGGGGTGTCGGCCGGGCAGCGGGTGCTGGTGCACGCGGCGGCCGGCGGGGTCGGCCACCTGGCCGTGCAGATCGCCAAGGCCCGCGGTGCGTACGTGATCGGCACCGCGAGTGCGGGCAAGCACGCGCTGCTGCGCGACCTCGGCGCGGACGAGGTGATCGACTACCGCACCACGGCCTTCGAGGAGGCGGTCGCCGACGTGGACGTGGTGATCGACGCGATCGGCGGGGACTACACGCAGCGCTCGCTGAAGGTGATCAAGCCGGGCGGACACCTGGTGACCCTGCCGGGCCCGGACGGCATCCCGGCCGACACGGCGGGCGTGCACGCCGCCTGGGTCCTGGTGGAGCCGGACCTCGCCGGCCTGCGGGAGATCGCGGCCCTGGCCGACCAGGGCCTGCTGAAGCCCCTGGTCGACACGGTCCTGCCGCTGGAGCAGGCCGCGAAGGCCCACGAGATCGGCGAGCAGGGCCGCACCACCGGCAAGATCGTCCTGACGGTCGCCTAA
- a CDS encoding GlxA family transcriptional regulator — protein MHRIAVLALEGVPPFELGIPSRVFGNALDEAGNPLYELTVCTADGQPVTSDAGFTVGVAAGPEALAAADTVIITPTHSMDELAHGAPLPQALVDALAAIRPGTRLVSLCTGSYVLAAAGLLDGRVATTHWLHAPEFQRGFPRVRLDEEVLFVDDGDILTSAGVAAGVDLCLYMIRQDHGTAVANRAARLCVVPPWRDGGQAQYIDRPVPEPTVATTTATRAWALERLAEPIALAELAGHARMSLRTFTRRFRDEVGMTPVQWLTTQRLEIARHLLESSDLPVDLVAHRAGFGSANSLRQHMRSALGISPIAYRRTFQPAPA, from the coding sequence ATGCACCGCATTGCCGTACTCGCCCTCGAAGGCGTCCCCCCGTTCGAGCTCGGGATCCCCTCCCGGGTCTTCGGCAACGCCCTGGACGAGGCCGGGAACCCGCTCTACGAGCTGACCGTCTGCACCGCCGACGGGCAGCCCGTGACCAGTGACGCGGGCTTCACCGTCGGCGTCGCGGCGGGCCCCGAAGCCCTCGCCGCGGCCGACACCGTGATCATCACGCCCACGCACTCCATGGACGAGCTCGCGCACGGCGCGCCCCTGCCGCAGGCCCTGGTCGACGCCCTCGCCGCGATCAGGCCCGGCACCCGGCTGGTCTCCCTGTGCACCGGCTCGTACGTCCTCGCCGCCGCCGGGCTGCTCGACGGCCGGGTCGCCACCACGCACTGGCTGCACGCACCCGAGTTCCAGCGCGGCTTCCCGCGCGTCCGGCTCGACGAGGAGGTGCTCTTCGTCGACGACGGAGACATCCTCACCTCGGCGGGCGTGGCCGCCGGCGTCGACCTCTGCCTCTACATGATCCGCCAGGACCACGGCACGGCCGTGGCCAACCGCGCGGCCCGGCTGTGCGTCGTACCGCCGTGGCGCGACGGCGGCCAGGCTCAGTACATCGACCGGCCGGTCCCCGAACCCACCGTGGCCACGACCACCGCCACCCGCGCCTGGGCCCTGGAACGCCTCGCCGAACCGATCGCGCTGGCCGAGCTCGCCGGCCACGCCCGGATGAGCCTGCGCACCTTCACCCGGCGCTTCCGCGACGAGGTCGGCATGACCCCGGTGCAGTGGCTCACCACCCAACGCCTCGAGATCGCCCGCCACTTGCTGGAGTCCAGTGACCTGCCGGTCGACCTGGTCGCCCACCGGGCCGGCTTCGGCTCGGCGAACTCCCTGCGCCAGCACATGCGTTCCGCCCTCGGCATCTCCCCGATCGCCTACCGGCGCACCTTCCAGCCCGCGCCAGCATGA